One segment of Panicum virgatum strain AP13 chromosome 3K, P.virgatum_v5, whole genome shotgun sequence DNA contains the following:
- the LOC120698622 gene encoding uncharacterized protein LOC120698622, giving the protein MSSGFAGQRSRPWVGTVAGAGAASEPAGDSSVARDDAVAASAMRGAGGGADAPTSASAISFGFAATAVLVSMFLLMAIFEHLIKPGLASSSSSSSSPRSDDDGGEGRSRAVGLPAGRLHHHHRDASPDKLGHPLKVEDEPVAAAADLTVLMPGHRYPTFLAQPAPLAPCPREGVRWPPHDHEHHRRSFAPP; this is encoded by the exons ATGAGCAGCGGTTTCGCGGGGCAGCGGTCGAGGCCGTGGGTAGGGACggtggcgggcgccggcgccgcgtcgGAGCCCGCGGGCGACAGCAGCGTGGCCAGGGACGACGCCGTGGCGGCCTCGGCCAtgaggggcgcgggcggcggcgccgacgcgccCACCAGCGCCAGCGCCATCTCCTTCGGCTTCGCGGCCACGGCCGTCCTCGTCTCCATGTTCCTCCTCATGGCCATCTTCGAGCACCTCATCAAGCCCGGcctggcttcctcctcctcgtcgtcctcctccccgcgctccgacgacgacggcggcgaaggCCGCAGCCGCGCCGTGGGCctgcccgccggccgcctgcaccaccaccaccgtgaCGCGTCGCCGGACAAGCTCGGCCACCCGCTCAAG GTGGAGGACgagcccgtggcggcggcggcggacctgaCGGTGCTGATGCCGGGGCACCGGTACCCGACGTTCCTcgcgcagccggcgccgctcgcgccgtGCCCCAGGGAAGGCGTGCGCTGGCCTCCCCATGACCACGAGCATCATCGCCGTTCATTTGCTCCGCCATGA
- the LOC120698623 gene encoding 40S ribosomal protein S12-like yields MADQETPVAVEAPTPVLGEPMDLMTALQLVMKKSGAHDGLVKGLREAAKAIEKHAAQLCVLAEDCDQPDYVKLVKALCAEHNVHLVTVPSAKTLGEWAGLCKIDSEGKARKVVGCSCVVVKDYGEESEGLNIVQEYVKSH; encoded by the exons GGATCAGGAGACCCCGGTTGCAGTGGAGGCACCGACCCCTGTTCTTGGGGAGCCGATGGACTTGATGACTGCTCTGCAGCTCGTCATGAAGAAGTCTGGTGCCCATGATGGCCTCGTAAAGGGTCTTCGTGAGGCTGCCAAGGCCATTGAGAAACATGCGGCTCAGCTCTGCGTGCTTGCTGAGGACTGTGACCAGCCTGATTATGTCAAGCTGGTGAAGGCTCTCTGTGCTGAGCACAATGTTCACCTGGTTACTGTGCCTAGTGCTAAAACTCTTGGCGAGTGGGCAGGG CTTTGCAAGATTGACTCTGAGGGGAAGGCAAGGAAGGTTGTAGGCTGCTCATGTGTGGTTGTCAAG GACTACGGCGAAGAATCAGAGGGCCTTAACATAGTGCAGGAGTACGTCAAGTCGCACTAG